One segment of Streptomyces sp. NA02950 DNA contains the following:
- a CDS encoding DedA family protein, whose translation MPVIHRLLDEVGELARGVPPESTQQAVGYPSLFLLVVFGALVPVVPTGAVVSSAAVVAVHQSSPFSLLFVFLVAAFAAFLGDICLYWLGRRGVRSRNGSRWLARIHDHAPPERLAQAETRLDRHGVAVLVLSRLIPAGRIPVMLACLLSGMTMRRFARGAGPAALAWAATYQLIGILGGSLFEKPWQGVAAAVLLTVVISAAPAAWRRVRGRRDAEHEPAG comes from the coding sequence ATCCCGGTGATCCATCGGCTGCTGGACGAGGTGGGCGAGCTGGCGCGCGGTGTGCCGCCGGAGTCGACCCAGCAGGCGGTGGGCTATCCCTCGCTGTTCCTGCTGGTGGTGTTCGGGGCGCTGGTGCCGGTGGTGCCGACCGGGGCGGTGGTGAGTTCGGCGGCGGTGGTGGCCGTGCACCAGAGCTCGCCGTTCTCGCTGCTGTTCGTCTTCCTGGTGGCGGCCTTCGCGGCCTTCCTCGGGGACATCTGTCTGTACTGGCTGGGGCGGCGGGGGGTGCGCTCGCGCAACGGCTCCCGCTGGCTGGCCCGGATCCACGACCACGCGCCCCCGGAGCGGCTGGCCCAGGCGGAAACGCGGCTGGACCGGCACGGGGTGGCGGTGCTGGTGCTGTCCCGGCTGATCCCGGCGGGGCGGATCCCGGTGATGCTGGCGTGTCTGCTGTCGGGGATGACGATGCGGAGGTTCGCGCGGGGTGCCGGGCCCGCGGCGCTGGCCTGGGCCGCCACGTACCAGCTCATCGGCATTCTGGGCGGGTCGCTGTTCGAGAAGCCGTGGCAGGGCGTGGCGGCGGCGGTACTGCTGACGGTCGTCATCAGCGCCGCCCCCGCCGCCTGGCGCCGCGTACGGGGGCGACGCGACGCCGAGCACGAACCGGCGGGCTGA
- a CDS encoding SchA/CurD-like domain-containing protein, with amino-acid sequence MSTLPQDPQTTATPSMTTQSALTDSRLRVVLLLDVRSGAEERFLRAYDELCQQVASVPGHLSDQLCQSIEDPSKWLITSEWESAPPFLAWVDSAAHREMVKPMHGCVKDTRSLRFGILRETDHGTGTAAHRGRLQPAPRIGDGIIRHALTFTVKPGSEKDVAAILANYSSPESRVDDTTRLCRTSLFMSGNRVVRAVEVQGDLMAALRHVSRQPEIREVEEAINPYLEEARDLDDPESAREFFMRAALTAVHHLSVKGAGYSSADIRRHALLYPVKEGCGMAVAQLLARQDELAIGGEGTAGRNGGRGRKKGAPALVTSTIFHHVDTVVRLVDITGSLDQDPALFAGVGGKRAAAMLDRLVEVGPGRELSDEEGLRRFLADCDMDPVTDRRSADY; translated from the coding sequence ATGAGCACCCTGCCCCAGGATCCACAGACCACCGCAACACCCTCCATGACCACGCAGTCGGCGCTGACCGACTCCCGGCTGCGCGTGGTGCTGCTGCTGGATGTGCGCAGTGGTGCCGAGGAGCGTTTTCTGCGTGCGTACGACGAGCTGTGCCAGCAGGTGGCCTCGGTCCCGGGCCACCTCAGCGACCAGCTGTGCCAGTCGATCGAGGACCCGTCCAAGTGGCTGATCACCAGTGAGTGGGAGAGCGCTCCGCCGTTCCTCGCCTGGGTGGACAGCGCGGCCCACCGCGAAATGGTCAAGCCGATGCACGGCTGCGTCAAGGACACCCGCTCGCTGCGGTTCGGCATTCTGCGCGAGACCGACCACGGCACGGGCACCGCGGCGCACCGGGGACGGCTCCAGCCCGCCCCGCGGATCGGCGACGGGATCATCCGGCACGCCCTGACGTTCACCGTCAAGCCCGGCAGCGAGAAGGACGTCGCCGCGATCCTGGCGAACTACTCCTCGCCCGAGTCGCGGGTGGACGACACCACCCGGCTGTGCCGCACCTCGCTGTTCATGAGCGGCAATCGGGTGGTGCGCGCCGTCGAGGTCCAGGGCGACCTGATGGCGGCGCTGCGCCATGTGTCCCGGCAGCCGGAGATCCGCGAGGTCGAGGAGGCCATCAACCCGTATCTGGAGGAGGCCCGCGATCTGGACGACCCGGAGTCGGCGCGGGAGTTCTTCATGCGGGCGGCGCTGACGGCCGTGCACCACCTCTCGGTGAAGGGCGCGGGATACTCCTCCGCCGACATACGGCGTCATGCCCTGCTCTACCCGGTCAAGGAGGGCTGTGGGATGGCGGTCGCCCAGCTGCTGGCCCGCCAGGACGAGCTCGCCATCGGCGGCGAGGGGACGGCCGGACGGAACGGCGGACGCGGGCGCAAGAAGGGCGCGCCGGCCCTGGTCACCAGCACGATCTTCCACCACGTGGACACCGTTGTCCGGCTAGTGGATATCACCGGTTCGCTGGACCAGGACCCCGCGCTCTTCGCGGGTGTCGGCGGCAAGCGTGCCGCGGCCATGCTCGACCGGCTGGTCGAGGTCGGTCCGGGCCGGGAGCTGTCGGACGAGGAGGGGCTGCGGCGTTTCCTCGCCGACTGCGACATGGATCCGGTCACCGACCGCCGGTCGGCGGACTACTGA
- a CDS encoding cupin domain-containing protein, with product MTTSPHIVDLADVPHNRRRGGDLRAMLTPSTVGATSGFMGLALMAPGERIGEHYHPYSEEFVFVVCGDLEVDLDGTTHPLRPDQGLLIPRDMRHRFRNVGDTEARMVFHLGPLAPRPELGHVDTEATEPAEASS from the coding sequence ATGACCACGTCCCCCCACATCGTCGACCTCGCCGACGTCCCGCACAACCGGCGGCGCGGCGGCGACCTGCGCGCCATGCTCACCCCGAGCACCGTGGGCGCCACCAGCGGCTTCATGGGCCTGGCCCTCATGGCGCCGGGTGAACGCATCGGCGAGCACTACCACCCGTACTCCGAGGAGTTCGTGTTCGTCGTGTGCGGCGATCTGGAGGTGGACCTGGACGGGACCACGCACCCCCTCCGGCCCGACCAGGGTCTGCTGATCCCCCGCGACATGCGCCACCGCTTCCGCAACGTGGGGGACACCGAGGCCCGGATGGTCTTCCACCTCGGTCCGCTGGCCCCGCGTCCCGAGCTCGGGCACGTGGACACGGAGGCCACCGAACCGGCAGAGGCCTCGTCGTGA